From the genome of Sporomusa sphaeroides DSM 2875:
GAAAATGATGCCCAATAATATTGCTATGGCTTCCGGTCTGACACTGGGATTCAGTATCGGGTTAGGGGCTATGGGTGTTCTGGCGCTTGGTCATGTTGCCGATACCTTGGGATTGCCGTGGGTATTTAATCTGCTGGCGGTTCTGCCCATAGCCGGCTTTATCCTTACCATGTTTATTCAGGAACCTGCTGCTGTTCTGGCAAAGCAGCCTGTGGCCGAAAGCTGAGGAACAGTAAAAGGCGTGTCGCAAAAGCGACACGCCTTTTTACTGCTAGAACAAACTGTGGCGCTAATCGCCATCAGTGACGGCTGCTGCCGCCTGGTCCCGGGCGTCTCTGGCCTCATGCCAGGCGTCTCTGGCCAGGCTTAAAACCCGCGGTTCCAGTTTCGTTGCAGGATTGCCAACAACCTTACTCAGATATAATAGTGCCTTTTCATTTTGCCCGCTCCGTCGGGCCAGCTCACCAATCAAATAGGAAACCGCCGCCTCGCTCAGGGAGCCGATCGGCAGCCGCTCCCGCATCAAAGCCTGCTCATAATATTCACAGGCCTTAAGCAGGGCGGTTTTTTCTTCTTCCTGGTTTTCGCCCTCACGATACAACCAGGCAAGCCGAAGATATAATTCTGCCAGCCGGCTCGCCGGAGCTGCGATCATGTCGGCGAAAAAAATCGCCAGCTTATAGGTTGCTATCGCCTGGTCACGCGTGCGTTCCCCGCTATAGTTTACATTGACTTTGCGTGTTGCCAAAAACTTAGCAATCTTGTCTTTGGCTGCCACAAATAAATCCTCAAAGTAACTGTCGGCAGCTGCATAGCCGCAGTTAGAGCATACCCAAATCGTATAATAATAAGGATTTATATCTTTAAAATGCGCGCAAAAATCACTATCCTGCTTGTCCATTACCTGCCGGCCGCGCGTCCGGGTAACACTGAATGTTTGTTCACAAACAGGACACTTTTTTTCTACCGAATAGGTCGGCTCTGCCATATCATCGCCTCCAATATATACCTTACCATAATAGGGCCAGGCTCTCAAGAAATATTTAATAAATCTCCCTGCAGGGCCCACATCTGGTAAAACAGCCCCTTCTTTTTCAACAAATCGGCAAAAGCTCCTTGTTCCGCAATTTGTCCGTCAGCTAAGACCAGGATTTCATCCATGGTTTCCAGCCCTACCAGCCGGTGGGTTATCAATACCAGGGAGCGAGTGCCTGCAGAGCGCAAAATATGGCTCATGACAACCGCTTCGGCCTGGGCGTCCAGCCCGGCTGTCGGTTCATCGAGCAGCCATACCGGAGCAGGTTTTAACAGTGCCCGGGCCAAGGCAATGCGCTGGCGTTCCCCGCCGGAGACCGCCAGTCCGTTTTGGCCTGTCAGGGTGTCCAGCCCCCGCGGCAGCCGTTCAATAAAATCTGTCAGCATGGCACCTGCTACCGCCTGGTTTAATTCGGCCGGTGCGGCATCCGGTTTGGCTATTAGAATATTATCTCTGATGGTAGCGTTAAACAAATAGGTATCCTGACTGACAACACTTACCGCCCGGCGTATGGCTGCCGGTTCATAGCCCCTGATATCCCTGCCGTTTAGCAGCAGGGATCCCCGGTCATAGTCCCAGAACCGTAATAGCAGTCCGGCCAGCGTACTTTTGCCGGCACCGCTTGCGCCTACAATTGCCAGGCGTTTACCCGGAGGCAGGCTGAAGGTTATATTGGATAACACCGGCGGTGAATCAGGCGAGTAGGAAAAAGACAGCCGATTCACCGAAAACTCCAGCGGTCCTGAAGGTACAGCCGGTATTCCCGCAGCGTTAACAGCCGGTTGTTGGCCGGTGATGGCGGCAATTCGGGCAAAAGCCGCGTTGCTTTCCTGCAAATAGTAGGCAACCGCCGGCAAGGGTAAAATTGCCTCAAAACTGGCCTGTACCGCCAGTGCCACCACTGCCAGATAAACTCCCTCCAACTGGCCGGCGGCTACCAGCGGCCCAGCCAGGATGATCACGGCAATGACGGTCAGGTTCATTCCCAGGGTTCCTAAGGCATCGCTCAGGGAAGCCACCACATTGGCCCGCTCCTGGCAGGCCGTCAGCTCTGCATTGGCTGCAGCAATGCAAGCGGCCTGTCTCTCCGACCGGCCCAAAGCCGCTAATTCAGTAAGTCCTTCCAGGCTGTCAGCCAGACTGCCGTTCAGTTTGGCTCTGGCCTCTACAACCCCTTGGCCGGCCTCACGTCCCAGCCGGCTAATGCCTATTGGCAAAACACAGCCTG
Proteins encoded in this window:
- a CDS encoding DUF2225 domain-containing protein → MAEPTYSVEKKCPVCEQTFSVTRTRGRQVMDKQDSDFCAHFKDINPYYYTIWVCSNCGYAAADSYFEDLFVAAKDKIAKFLATRKVNVNYSGERTRDQAIATYKLAIFFADMIAAPASRLAELYLRLAWLYREGENQEEEKTALLKACEYYEQALMRERLPIGSLSEAAVSYLIGELARRSGQNEKALLYLSKVVGNPATKLEPRVLSLARDAWHEARDARDQAAAAVTDGD
- the cydC gene encoding thiol reductant ABC exporter subunit CydC yields the protein MMYKILAGSHRTLLLAAAACLIGSFTVYANVGLLAASAWLISAAALHPSVAELSVAIVGVRFFGLARAICRYGERYTSHDATFRLLADIRVWLYTRLEPLAPANLPGVAKGDLFSRLVADVETLQFFYLRAAFPVAIAVVVAVTTVGLLAWLAPWLAWPVAGAFLLTGCVLPIGISRLGREAGQGVVEARAKLNGSLADSLEGLTELAALGRSERQAACIAAANAELTACQERANVVASLSDALGTLGMNLTVIAVIILAGPLVAAGQLEGVYLAVVALAVQASFEAILPLPAVAYYLQESNAAFARIAAITGQQPAVNAAGIPAVPSGPLEFSVNRLSFSYSPDSPPVLSNITFSLPPGKRLAIVGASGAGKSTLAGLLLRFWDYDRGSLLLNGRDIRGYEPAAIRRAVSVVSQDTYLFNATIRDNILIAKPDAAPAELNQAVAGAMLTDFIERLPRGLDTLTGQNGLAVSGGERQRIALARALLKPAPVWLLDEPTAGLDAQAEAVVMSHILRSAGTRSLVLITHRLVGLETMDEILVLADGQIAEQGAFADLLKKKGLFYQMWALQGDLLNIS